The genomic interval CCTGGGCAGGGCACACCCGCCCGGATCGGAAGGAATCGCCGAATCGCCCCTCAGCTGCGCCGGAACAGGTTGCCAATGGTCTGAAACACCAGATCAAAGTCATAGCACATGCTCTGGTGACGCTGATAAATCAGGTCCAGCCGTGCCTTCATCGGTACACAGAGGCGGGAATAGACCTGATCGGTTTCCTCGGCGGTGGTGCAGCGCGCCAGCAGGGCGGCCTCATGTTTGTGATAGGTGATCGACGCCAGCCCGGTGACTCCGGGGCGCGATTTCAGCACCCGGGCGTAGAGCTCGGGATTGGCCTCGACATATTGGCGCAGCGGCGGACGCGGCCCGACAAAGGAGAGATCGCCGCGCAGGATGTTCCACAGTTGCGGGAATTCATCCAGCCGCTTGGCGCGCAGCCAGGCGCCGGTCCTGGTGATGCGGGCCGATTTGTCGCCGCCGGACACGCCCGTGTCGCTGTCCACCACCTGCATGGTGCGCAGTTTCCACAAGGCAAAGGGCTGATCGACGC from Phaeobacter inhibens DSM 16374 carries:
- a CDS encoding sugar transferase, with protein sequence VDQPFALWKLRTMQVVDSDTGVSGGDKSARITRTGAWLRAKRLDEFPQLWNILRGDLSFVGPRPPLRQYVEANPELYARVLKSRPGVTGLASITYHKHEAALLARCTTAEETDQVYSRLCVPMKARLDLIYQRHQSMCYDFDLVFQTIGNLFRRS